One genomic segment of Ctenopharyngodon idella isolate HZGC_01 chromosome 7, HZGC01, whole genome shotgun sequence includes these proteins:
- the tifa gene encoding TRAF-interacting protein with FHA domain-containing protein A, which yields MNNNSKLETEELLTCLHIHLYHPNQDSCLLFQNLPINQPYEMDTEDPLRLGRDGQTCIFVLNDTSVSRKQLSIQAYRKAGSTFLSFMIQNMSQKVKLVVGGSELRYLERAELDDKVLLRFGRYELLIWQEPGDSANTFEVLFETCNTPSSQELGIDVPCKLPVMDTGVPWRNLENGAPASQEPLESDETVVLV from the coding sequence ATGAATAACAATAGCAAACTTGAAACTGAAGAACTGCTTACCTGTCTTCATATACATCTCTACCACCCTAATCAAGACAGTTGCCTGCTGTTCCAAAACCTGCCCATAAATCAACCATACGAAATGGACACTGAAGATCCACTAAGGCTTGGCCGTGATGGACAGACCTGCATCTTTGTCCTAAATGACACCTCTGTCTCCAGAAAACAGCTCTCCATACAAGCGTATAGGAAAGCTGGcagcactttcttgagcttcatgaTCCAGAACATGAGCCAGAAGGTCAAACTTGTGGTCGGTGGGTCTGAACTGAGATACCTCGAAAGAGCTGAGCTTGATGACAAGGTGCTCCTCCGCTTTGGAAGATATGAACTGCTGATTTGGCAGGAGCCAGGAGATTCAGCGAATACATTTGAAGTCCTGTTTGAAACATGCAATACACCCTCTTCACAGGAATTGGGCATAGATGTGCCATGCAAACTACCTGTTATGGACACTGGTGTGCCATGGAGAAACCTTGAGAATGGAGCACCTGCAAGCCAAGAACCACTGGAGTCAGATGAGACAGTTGTTTTAGTATAG
- the rbm4.3 gene encoding RNA-binding protein 4.3: MWAGLRKYIIEWPTLFLIVVRNRRVFQALCTTSAKMVKIFIGNLPQQAEAEEIKSLFTQYGTVTECAIIKNFAFVHMDDRKSATKAIRNLHLYKLHGTPINVEASRGKNQGPVKLHVANVEKGTDEELRALFEEYGTVTECAIIKNFAFVHMSNSDEAMDAIKGLDNSEFQGKRIHVQISKSRPRGEEEEGYGPPDGGYWPPRFPGDRPEPPGYPRGRFGYPPGPPPPPPPPPRRPPYAERAAPAYERERGVVDYYEKYRARPYGVSSYEDRRTGAIPPPPPPPSSAIMRERLAGNGLDPYERRPLPPPPSSFYARDRSPIRRAPPAPPTPAGNGYSYERSRLSPLSMSRTPMYSMPRPRDPYADRAAPPPPPARYSY, translated from the exons ATGTGGGCGGGACTAAGGAAGTATATTATTGAATGGCCCACCCTCTTCCTCATTGTGGTGAGAAACAGGCG TGTGTTTCAGGCTTTGTGTACCACATCAGCAAAGATGGTGAAGATCTTCATTGGAAACCTGCCTCAGCAGGCAGAAGCAGAAGAAATTAAGTCTCTCTTTACTCAATATGGAACGGTCACAGAGTGTGCCATTATCAAAAACTTTGCATTTGTCCATATGGATGATCGCAAAAGTGCAACGAAGGCCATTCGAAACCTTCATTTGTACAAGCTGCATGGAACACCCATCAATGTTGAAGCGAGTCGGGGCAAGAACCAGGGCCCGGTGAAACTTCACGTTGCCAATGTGGAGAAGGGAACTGATGAAGAGCTCAGAGCGCTGTTTGAAGAGTACGGCACAGTTACGGAATGCGCCATCATCAAGAACTTTGCCTTTGTACACATGAGCAACTCTGATGAGGCTATGGATGCAATCAAGGGGTTGGACAACTCTGAATTCCAAG GCAAACGAATTCATGTGCAGATTTCAAAGAGTCGACCAAGAGGCGAGGAGGAGGAAGGCTACGGCCCCCCAGATGGTGGATATTGGCCGCCCCGTTTCCCTGGTGACCGGCCAGAGCCCCCTGGTTACCCTAGGGGACGCTTTGGGTACCCCCCTGGACCCCCTCCACCACCACCCCCTCCTCCCAGACGCCCCCCATATGCAGAGCGTGCAGCACCAGCATACGAACGCGAACGTGGTGTGGTCGACTATTACGAGAAGTACCGCGCTCGCCCTTACGGCGTCTCCTCGTATGAGGACCGGCGTACGGGTGCCAttccccctccccctccgcCCCCCTCATCTGCCATTATGAGAGAGCGACTGGCTGGCAACGGCCTCGACCCCTATGAGCGACGCCCCCTCCCACCCCCGCCATCCTCGTTCTATGCACGAGACCGCAGTCCCATCAGACGTGCTCCTCCTGCCCCACCGACACCCGCTGGGAATGGTTACTCATACGAGCGATCTCGTCTCTCCCCTCTCTCCATGTCTCGGACCCCGATGTACAGCATGCCTCGGCCCAGAGACCCCTATGCTGACAGGGCGGCGCCACCTCCACCTCCTGCGCGCTACTCGTATTAA
- the rbm4.2 gene encoding RNA-binding protein 4.2 isoform X1 → MVKIFVGNLSSSTTAEDLRSLFSEYGKVKECDVLKNYGFVHMEGKQEAEEAIRKLHHHELKGQAINVEMSKGKPRGSTKLHVSNISSGCTNQELRAKFEEYGPVVECDIVKDYAFVHMERMEDAMEAISGLDNTSFQGKLIKVQLSTSRLRTAPGMGDQTGCYVCGEQGHWSKDCRRGQNGSYGGSMGGFPGGRGPPRGGPSYGMGGPGGLPNRGYPVAGPLPPPPPMSRRPSYGEYGADARERYPSRPPSAYPERSSTYERERYGSIDYYEKYRARPAGSSFFEDRPLSIPPPPPPPSSSSLSRMRLAPPSLDPYERRPLAPPPPTASAYFSRDRSPIRRVGAGSEGYSYERSRLSPVSRSSSTYSVPRARENYTERVRYAY, encoded by the exons ATGGTTAAGATCTTTGTTGGGAACCTATCCTCAAGCACGACCGCGGAAGATCTGCGCTCTCTTTTTTCTGAGTATGGCAAAGTAAAAGAATGTGACGTCCTGAAAAATTATGGCTTTGTGCACATGGAAGGTAAGCAGGAGGCTGAAGAGGCTATCCGCAAACTCCACCATCACGAGCTGAAAGGTCAAGCCATAAATGTGGAAATGAGCAAAGGGAAACCCAGGGGCTCCACAAAACTGCATGTGAGCAACATCAGCAGTGGCTGCACCAATCAGGAGCTCCGGGCAAAGTTTGAAGAGTACGGCCCTGTGGTTGAGTGTGACATAGTGAAGGACTATGCCTTTGTTCACATGGAGCGAATGGAGGATGCCATGGAGGCCATCAGTGGGTTGGATAACACGAGCTTCCAAG GCAAGCTGATCAAAGTACAACTGTCCACGAGCCGCCTCCGTACAGCGCCCGGCATGGGAGACCAAACTGGCTGTTACGTCTGTGGAGAACAGGGCCACTGGTCCAAAGATTGCAGACGTGGCCAGAACGGTAGCTATGGCGGAAGCATGGGGGGATTCCCTGGTGGTAGAGGTCCCCCAAGGGGCGGCCCGAGCTATGGCATGGGTGGCCCTGGAGGTCTTCCTAATAGAGGTTATCCAGTGGCAGGGCCACTTCCCCCTCCCCCACCCATGAGCCGGCGCCCCAGCTACGGCGAGTACGGCGCAGATGCTCGAGAACGATACCCCAGCAGGCCACCGAGCGCCTATCCGGAGAGATCGTCCACATATGAGCGAGAACGCTACGGAAGCATTGACTATTACGAGAAGTATCGGGCTCGTCCGGCTGGCTCTAGCTTCTTCGAGGATAGGCCTCTCTCTATtccccctcctcctccccctccctcttcttcctctctctcaAGGATGCGGTTGGCTCCTCCCAGTCTCGATCCCTATGAGCGACGCCCTCTGGCGCCTCCGCCTCCCACAGCATCAGCGTACTTCTCGCGGGACCGTAGCCCAATCAGACGTGTGGGTGCCGGTTCAGAAGGCTACTCGTACGAGCGCTCGCGACTTTCCCCGGTCTCAAGGAGCTCATCGACTTACTCTGTGCCGCGGGCCAGGGAGAACTACACCGAGCGGGTTCGATACGCATACTAA
- the rbm4.2 gene encoding RNA-binding protein 4.2 isoform X2, translating to MVKIFVGNLSSSTTAEDLRSLFSEYGKVKECDVLKNYGFVHMEGKQEAEEAIRKLHHHELKGQAINVEMSKGKPRGSTKLHVSNISSGCTNQELRAKFEEYGPVVECDIVKDYAFVHMERMEDAMEAISGLDNTSFQGFVK from the exons ATGGTTAAGATCTTTGTTGGGAACCTATCCTCAAGCACGACCGCGGAAGATCTGCGCTCTCTTTTTTCTGAGTATGGCAAAGTAAAAGAATGTGACGTCCTGAAAAATTATGGCTTTGTGCACATGGAAGGTAAGCAGGAGGCTGAAGAGGCTATCCGCAAACTCCACCATCACGAGCTGAAAGGTCAAGCCATAAATGTGGAAATGAGCAAAGGGAAACCCAGGGGCTCCACAAAACTGCATGTGAGCAACATCAGCAGTGGCTGCACCAATCAGGAGCTCCGGGCAAAGTTTGAAGAGTACGGCCCTGTGGTTGAGTGTGACATAGTGAAGGACTATGCCTTTGTTCACATGGAGCGAATGGAGGATGCCATGGAGGCCATCAGTGGGTTGGATAACACGAGCTTCCAAG gttttgtcAAGTGA
- the rbm4.1 gene encoding RNA-binding protein 4.1 isoform X1, producing the protein MRRKSDAISSPTGSCKNCEKGLKVDYMYIPNTFIPKMVKIFVGNLSPNTTTEEIRSLFSQYGKISECDIVKNFGFVHMDDKAEADEAIRNLHHYMLNGLAMNVEMSKGKPKTSTKLHVGNISSSCTNQELRGKFEEYGPVVECDIVKDYAFVHMERVEDAMEAISGLDNTAFQGKLMSVKLSTSRLRTAPGMGERTGCYRCGQEGHWSKECPLDQNGSYGEGPGSGGYGPLRFSASGDRGGRGFHRGFSGEQAYGGSFAPSHGFTRGAGYGIPGYGRGVGFESAMSYGMPTGYGIGADNSMAPAYGSEAAYGNSGVAYGSALPVYPIRRAPYEERDPYGVVDFYEKFRARPYGASYFEDRRAVPPPVPPPPSSSAIVREHLSSSNLDPYERHSLPPSLAPTSSYYVRERSPIRRAPLEVEGYAYERSRLSPVSSISRSAAYDIPRDPYAEQARYAY; encoded by the exons ATGCGACGCAAGAGTGACGCCATTTCATCTCCCACCGGCTCCTGCAAGAATTGTGAAAAG GGCCTGAAAGTTGATTATATGTATATACCTAATACCTTTATACCTAAAATGGTAAAAATCTTTGTTGGGAACCTCTCGCCGAACACTACCACTGAGGAGATCCGCTCCCTCTTCTCTCAGTATGGCAAAATCTCTGAGTGTGACATTGTCAAAAACTTTGGTTTTGTGCACATGGATGACAAAGCAGAGGCCGATGAAGCCATTCGAAATCTTCACCATTACATGCTGAACGGTTTAGCCATGAATGTAGAGATGAGCAAAGGGAAGCCCAAGACCTCTACAAAACTTCATGTCGGCAACATCAGCAGTAGCTGCACCAACCAAGAACTCAGGGGAAAGTTTGAGGAATATGGACCTGTGGTTGAGTGTGACATAGTGAAGGACTATGCATTTGTTCATATGGAGCGAGTGGAAGATGCTATGGAGGCCATCAGTGGCTTGGACAACACAGCCTTTCAAG GCAAACTGATGAGCGTGAAGCTTTCGACTAGCCGCCTGCGTACCGCTCCGGGAATGGGAGAAAGAACGGGTTGTTATCGGTGCGGGCAGGAAGGCCACTGGTCCAAAGAATGCCCATTGGACCAGAACGGCTCCTACGGAGAGGGCCCAGGCTCGGGAGGATATGGGCCTCTCAGGTTCAGTGCGAGTGGCGATCGTGGTGGCCGGGGTTTTCATCGCGGCTTCAGTGGCGAGCAAGCCTACGGTGGCAGCTTTGCACCCTCACATGGCTTCACCAGGGGAGCAGGGTATGGCATCCCTGGGTATGGAAGGGGTGTGGGTTTTGAGAGTGCAATGAGTTACGGTATGCCAACGGGCTATGGCATTGGCGCGGATAATAGCATGGCTCCGGCGTATGGCAGTGAGGCTGCGTATGGGAACAGTGGCGTGGCCTATGGCAGTGCGTTGCCTGTGTACCCAATACGGCGAGCGCCCTATGAGGAAAGAGATCCGTATGGTGTGGTGGACTTCTACGAGAAGTTTCGGGCACGTCCGTACGGAGCCAGTTATTTCGAAGATAGACGCGCGGTTCCACCTCCTGTCCCTCCTCCCCCGTCCTCCTCAGCGATCGTGAGAGAGCACCTGTCCTCCTCTAACCTTGACCCATATGAGCGCCATTCCCTTCCCCCTTCTCTGGCGCCCACCTCTTCATATTATGTCCGCGAACGGAGCCCAATCCGGCGAGCTCCCCTTGAGGTGGAGGGATATGCGTATGAACGGTCGCGCCTCTCTCCTGTCTCTTCGATTTCCAGGAGTGCTGCGTATGACATACCGCGGGATCCATATGCCGAACAGGCGCGCTATGCTTACTAG
- the rbm4.1 gene encoding RNA-binding protein 4.1 isoform X2, producing the protein MRRKSDAISSPTGSCKNCEKGLKVDYMYIPNTFIPKMVKIFVGNLSPNTTTEEIRSLFSQYGKISECDIVKNFGFVHMDDKAEADEAIRNLHHYMLNGLAMNVEMSKGKPKTSTKLHVGNISSSCTNQELRGKFEEYGPVVECDIVKDYAFVHMERVEDAMEAISGLDNTAFQGKLMSVKLSTSRLRTAPGMGERTGCYRCGQEGHWSKECPLDQNGSYGEGPGSGGYGPLRFSASGDRGGRGFHRGFSGEQAYGGSFAPSHGFTRGAGHFLVAHGSF; encoded by the exons ATGCGACGCAAGAGTGACGCCATTTCATCTCCCACCGGCTCCTGCAAGAATTGTGAAAAG GGCCTGAAAGTTGATTATATGTATATACCTAATACCTTTATACCTAAAATGGTAAAAATCTTTGTTGGGAACCTCTCGCCGAACACTACCACTGAGGAGATCCGCTCCCTCTTCTCTCAGTATGGCAAAATCTCTGAGTGTGACATTGTCAAAAACTTTGGTTTTGTGCACATGGATGACAAAGCAGAGGCCGATGAAGCCATTCGAAATCTTCACCATTACATGCTGAACGGTTTAGCCATGAATGTAGAGATGAGCAAAGGGAAGCCCAAGACCTCTACAAAACTTCATGTCGGCAACATCAGCAGTAGCTGCACCAACCAAGAACTCAGGGGAAAGTTTGAGGAATATGGACCTGTGGTTGAGTGTGACATAGTGAAGGACTATGCATTTGTTCATATGGAGCGAGTGGAAGATGCTATGGAGGCCATCAGTGGCTTGGACAACACAGCCTTTCAAG GCAAACTGATGAGCGTGAAGCTTTCGACTAGCCGCCTGCGTACCGCTCCGGGAATGGGAGAAAGAACGGGTTGTTATCGGTGCGGGCAGGAAGGCCACTGGTCCAAAGAATGCCCATTGGACCAGAACGGCTCCTACGGAGAGGGCCCAGGCTCGGGAGGATATGGGCCTCTCAGGTTCAGTGCGAGTGGCGATCGTGGTGGCCGGGGTTTTCATCGCGGCTTCAGTGGCGAGCAAGCCTACGGTGGCAGCTTTGCACCCTCACATGGCTTCACCAGGGGAGCAGG GCATTTCTTGGTTGCTCATGGATCATTTTAG
- the rbm4.1 gene encoding RNA-binding protein 4.1 isoform X3, with protein MRRKSDAISSPTGSCKNCEKGLKVDYMYIPNTFIPKMVKIFVGNLSPNTTTEEIRSLFSQYGKISECDIVKNFGFVHMDDKAEADEAIRNLHHYMLNGLAMNVEMSKGKPKTSTKLHVGNISSSCTNQELRGKFEEYGPVVECDIVKDYAFVHMERVEDAMEAISGLDNTAFQGISWLLMDHFRSCDASCFGWVKDSTDDPLLDTKLLLLS; from the exons ATGCGACGCAAGAGTGACGCCATTTCATCTCCCACCGGCTCCTGCAAGAATTGTGAAAAG GGCCTGAAAGTTGATTATATGTATATACCTAATACCTTTATACCTAAAATGGTAAAAATCTTTGTTGGGAACCTCTCGCCGAACACTACCACTGAGGAGATCCGCTCCCTCTTCTCTCAGTATGGCAAAATCTCTGAGTGTGACATTGTCAAAAACTTTGGTTTTGTGCACATGGATGACAAAGCAGAGGCCGATGAAGCCATTCGAAATCTTCACCATTACATGCTGAACGGTTTAGCCATGAATGTAGAGATGAGCAAAGGGAAGCCCAAGACCTCTACAAAACTTCATGTCGGCAACATCAGCAGTAGCTGCACCAACCAAGAACTCAGGGGAAAGTTTGAGGAATATGGACCTGTGGTTGAGTGTGACATAGTGAAGGACTATGCATTTGTTCATATGGAGCGAGTGGAAGATGCTATGGAGGCCATCAGTGGCTTGGACAACACAGCCTTTCAAG GCATTTCTTGGTTGCTCATGGATCATTTTAGAAGTTGTGATGCATCCTGTTTTGGCTGGGTCAAAGACAGTACAGATGACCCACTTCTTGACACTAAACTACTTTTGTTGTCTTAA